In Arachis hypogaea cultivar Tifrunner chromosome 2, arahy.Tifrunner.gnm2.J5K5, whole genome shotgun sequence, a genomic segment contains:
- the LOC112758762 gene encoding large ribosomal subunit protein P2-like, which yields MKVIAAYLLAVLGGNKNPSAKDIKGILGSVGAEAEDNMIELLMSQLKGKDITEVIAAGREQLASVPSGGGGGVAVAAAPAGGGGAAAAAPAAAPAKKEEKVEEKEESDDDMGFSLFD from the exons ATGAAGGTGATTGCTGCATATTTGCTTGCTGTTCTTGGAGGCAACAAAAACCCTTCTGCTAAAGACATCAAGGGCATCCTTGGCTCTG TTGGAGCAGAAGCAGAGGATAATATGATTGAACTGTTGATGTCTCAGCTGAAGGGGAAGGATATAACTGAGGTTATTGCTGCCGGCAGGGAACAGTTAGCCTCTGTGCCTtccggtggtggtggtggtgtcgCTGTTGCCGCTGCTCCCGCCGGAGGAGGaggtgctgctgctgctgctccgGCAGCTGCTCCAgctaagaaagaagaaaaggtggAGGAAAAAGAGGAATCCGATGAT GATATGGGCTTCAGTCTCTTCGATTAA
- the LOC112758770 gene encoding monodehydroascorbate reductase: protein MAKTFKYVILGGGVAAGYAAREFAKQGLKPGELAIISKEAVAPYERPALSKAYLFPESPARLPGFHVCVGSGGERLLPEWYNEKGIELILSTEIVKADLAAKSLTSAGGETFSYQILLIATGSTVIRLSDFGVQGADAKNIFYLREVDDADKLYEAIKAKKNGKAVVVGGGYIGLELSAVLRLNNLDVTMVYPEPWCMPRLFTSGIAAFYEGYYAKKGVNIIKGTVAVGFTANSDGEVKEVKLKDGRVLEADIVVVGVGGRPQTALFKGQVEEEKGGIKTDAFFKTSVPNVYAVGDVATFPLKLYNELRRVEHVDHSRKSAEQAAKAIKAAEEGKTVEEYDYLPYFYSRSFELSWQFYGDNVGDTVLFGDSSPESSKPKFGSYWIKDGKVVGAFLESGTPEENQAIAKVARVQPPVQDVDQLASEGLSFASKI from the exons ATGGCGAAGACCTTCAAGTACGTTATCCTCGGTGGAGGTGTTGCTGCT GGTTATGCAGCAAGGGAATTTGCTAAACAGGGACTTAAGCCTGGGGAGCTGGCAATCATATCCAAAGAAGCG GTAGCACCTTATGAACGTCCTGCACTAAGCAAAGCTTACCTTTTTCCTGAGT CCCCTGCTAGACTTCCTGGTTTCCATGTTTGTGTTGGAAGTGGAGGAGAAAGATTGCTTCCTGAGTGGTACAATGAGAAAG GTATAGAGTTGATTCTTAGCACAGAAATAGTGAAAGCAGACCTTGCTGCAAAATCTCTGACAAGTGCAGGAGGAGAAACATTCAGTTACCAGATTTTGTTGATTGCAACCGGCTCAACT GTTATAAGGTTGAGTGATTTTGGTGTTCAAGGAGCTGATGCCAAAAACATCTTTTACTTGAGGGAAGTTGATGATGCTGATAAACTATACGAAGCAATTAAAGCAAAGAAAAATGGCAAAGCTGTGGTTGTTGGAGGTGGATACATTGGTCTGGAGCTTAGTGCAGTGTTGAGACTCAACAATCTTGATGTTACCATGGTCTATCCAGAGCCTTGGTGTA TGCCAAGACTTTTTACATCTGGCATAGCTGCTTTCTATGAGGGATACTATGCAAAAAAGGGGGTCAATATTATTAAAGGAACGGTTGCTGTTGGATTCACTGCAAATTCTGATGGAGAG GTGAAAGAAGTCAAACTAAAGGATGGCAGGGTCCTAGAAGCTGATATCGTTGTTGTTGGTGTTGGAGGAAGGCCACAAACAGCCTTATTCAAGGGACAGGTTGAAGAAGAGAAGGGTGGAATCAAG ACGGATGCCTTCTTCAAGACCAGTGTTCCTAATGTATACGCCGTTGGTGATGTTGCTACTTTTCCCTTAAAATTATATAATGAGTTGAGAAGAGTTGAACATGTCGATCATTCTCGCAAATCAGCTGAACAAGCTGCGAAG GCCATCAAAGCTGCTGAAGAAGGGAAAACAGTTGAGGAGTATGATTACCTTCCATACTTCTATTCGCGCTCATTTGAACTGTCTTGGCAGTTCTACGGTGACAACGTAGGTGACACCGTGCTATTTGGAGACAGCAGCCCGGAGTCATCTAAGCCGAAGTTTGGGTCATACTGGATTAAAGATGGGAAAGTCGTCGGCGCCTTTTTGGAGAGTGGAACCCCTGAGGAGAACCAGGCTATTGCCAAAGTAGCAAGGGTGCAACCTCCAGTTCAGGATGTGGACCAACTTGCGAGTGAAGGTCTTTCCTTTGCTAGTAAAATATAG